A region from the Xiphias gladius isolate SHS-SW01 ecotype Sanya breed wild chromosome 20, ASM1685928v1, whole genome shotgun sequence genome encodes:
- the ptpn13 gene encoding tyrosine-protein phosphatase non-receptor type 13 isoform X7 encodes MHVSLAEALEVRGGPLQEEEVWAVLSQSAESLQELFHKDPSAMGFIISPWSLLLMPSGNISFTDEYVTQQDLRAFTAPEVLEGVSLTSVSGIEKMHMYSLGMTLFWGADYEIPQSQPMKLGEHLNSLLLNMCDDVTLSRMSLRTVLDICSKHIRNSSCDPPFSYIRKLVRLVLGSLSQLDGLLTDRESLPERSKEIRERLRGKGLPSGRSAAPRVLERYRARSQDQTSLNRGLSRSMGSLPIQGLLKGDEGAALQYSLSDYHHNSESPTELYPKPPSLQHQHSYPYLHPLHPQQKGRPVELDRRSLPFHSGDLGPSQARKTWASSVDLACIDPEALRFGALEDARRGSSALSTLSIGRRKSPLRASRERDSCYPEFGGLKSRKPHHHSALSVGSGLPGAYDRIKERQRKLQVLRQAVDDPVHTHQRYHSDYSSSSESPSVTSSDPDYRQAKKPGEARRYSSQLALSSEHDALSLTSHNTHRHRQYEGTDEGLVGAELLLQKQEEEVQRLQAHLASRLSRANLHPTDDPLAPSRTSMLDLRDPLYTSSVPLRKPKNFHGPEFVKMASEPCIALLVPSSIMKRGKAEEVQRKVGVVLLNGQKLELSCDIKAVCKDVLDMVVAHIGLVEHHLFGLAYLRENEFFFVDPDAKLSKVAPEGWKEDPKKKKSDIPFNLFLRIKFFLDDVNLIQHAMTKHQYYLQLRKDILEERMRCDTENAMLLASLALQAEFSDYQPELHGKTYFRLEHYLPVSVLDKVDQTTIKEELPKLHSNYYGASESEAEFEFLKVSQRLTEYGVHFHRVLPEKRSQTGIMLGVYSKGVLIFEVLNGNRTPVLRFPWRETKKISFTKKKICLQNTSDGIKHLFQTESNKTCQYLPQLCSDQHKFHLQMKARQNNQELQDLENCPLSILQYSLDPRSADSVGRTVSSGSLAPSLSTRSNPDHLKRISYSEVALNKALSGQAVLQDELQFPGFNPVASTASTVLSNPRIMSRSHHNLVQTPESPEPRVAESYRGQSHSGLSQPQPNQVASHFQQHQRASSDTDSLSNQQDKSFGTVSHSSPAWSLSRSKKESDSSSIEDTGQAYVVGVSMHSSSGPPSTPASVNDSLKKKLNALPSPEREITTVNLKKDVKYGLGFQVVGGENSGRMDLGTIISSITPGGPADVNGSLKPDSCNVDAGDRLISVNDVNLEGLSHATTIDILQNAPDDVTLVVSQPKERLYKESSSGYVPYQAKSSSKALNSGQRQELDFDTSSEEHVGTGSPSPPLHSAGTPSAASSPVQHHSSLSSQDSRTSSVAKISQPPVNGVQQCLERATAAATAASNVQHHRPEPNMSSDPTPPALPPKTRKAKVSEAPKVSEHSDWGDSDMDEETYSSGQEKLKVKKEYIMENLNGNAPGVNSLHPGELFDVELSKKDSSLGISVTVLFGKGGVNTTVRHGGIYVKAIIPKGAAELDGRIQKGDRVVAVNGKSLEGATHQQAVEALRDTGQTVHLSLEKGHPPADCVHAPLTPQCTPPCAGSDRDQTKNKEQPHEVKEKPEYSFVKQDNVFEVCLLKNTSGLGFSFSREENLPDEPPGSSMVRVKKLFPGQPAAESGRINVGDVILRVNQTPLKGLSQHEVISALRGTGQQVTLLLCRPDHGVLPEMDTSASTPMPSPRKEPLTQAGTTLSIGRTTSPPAPKAKRSQGPVEEALERLLLKSPGRHNSYSDSTDGDEEVEEAFSPSTLEHSRQTWERSVYQTPSSNLGLGRYDSTGHLDDTVNSAFYSPNLSMTRSDLSKRHPSSPVTADLESSPLPMVSAPSAPSPDPLPPPLPLPLNLTVSGNGQDMEELVPVNNTDVSNMGHTDVVNLVRASPRVVDLVVGRVLEAPKPPIEAHLLPDICFKGNQEPLGLVVDGGSESVYGVLFVKDILPGSLAFEEGSLRPLDLIHYINGAPTQDLTLSENTRLLELSLDNLTLKATRDGKPVFPGQKSVSFLNNNITPKVSSSMNGFLKGEDLRDTECLAALCPLEEEIIKLDLEKPQSGGLGFSVIGGERGIFVKSITPGGIAESSGQLQVGDRLLKVNEELMTGVSHTKAVTTIRKAKGLVHLVVSRPPDQNPNTYLAYLPINSDKCNGNTDLSEDSGVKTKLCTPQDELKSGGFPPIPPIDYEDDPLKQKRDTEHSAEFSEDTDCDGSSLPEDSPESSRKVEWQEESVDDPRNENYLQMSAGLPEEDEITWGSDELPIENMNSKSRDDGPIITEDELTSLPLVKVVPDGQYTGPKLNTVVRMMRGLLEQKVPLQEFENLQNLQPLDDCLIGQTKENKKKNRYKNIVPFDTTRVVLGKDGGYINANFIKMPVKDENFMYIACQGPLPTTLGDFWQMVWEQKSNVIAMMTQEVEGGKVKCQRYWPDTPRTAEMVDDKLQITLIKDQYLDNFVIRHIEVKDVQTNEIQRVTHLNYTGWPDHGTPSQPEQLLTFISYMRHVHQSGPIITHCSAGIGRSGTLICIDVVLGLISKDADFDISDVVRNMRLQRQGMVQTEDQYIFCYQVILYVLRCLQAEENISG; translated from the exons ATGCACGTGTCTCTGGCAGAAGCCTTGGAGGTTCGAGGAGGTCCTctccaggaggaggaggtctggGCAGTGCTCAGCCAGAGTGCAGAGAGCCTCCAAGAACTCTTTCACAAAG ACCCTTCAGCCATGGGTTTCATCATCTCTCCCTGGTCCCTCCTGCTCATGCCCTCTGGCAACATCTCATTCACAGACGAGTATGTCACCCAGCAGGACTTAAGAGCCTTCACAGCTCCAGAGGTCCTGGAGGGGGTTTCCTTGACTTCAGTCTCTGGCATAGAGAAG atgcACATGTACTCCCTGGGGATGACTCTGTTCTGGGGAGCGGACTACGAGATCCCCCAAAGTCAG CCTATGAAGTTGGGGGAACACCTAAACAGCCTACTTCTCAACATGTGTGATGATGTTACATTGAGTCGAATGTCGTTGCGCACGGTGCTGGACATCTGCAGCAAACACATCCGAAACTCCAGCTGTGACCCTCCCTTCTCTTATATCAGAAAACTGGTCCGGTTGGTGCTGGGCAGCCTTTCCCAG ctGGACGGACTCCTAACTGATAGAGAGTCTCTTCCGGAGCGGAGTAAGGAGATTCGAGAGAGGCTGAGGGGCAAAGGCTTGCCCTCAG gGAGGAGTGCCGCCCCCAGGGTTCTGGAGCGCTATCGAGCCAGGAGTCAGGATCAGACGTCTCTTAACCGGGGCCTCAGTCGTTCCATGGGCTCCCTGCCAATCCAGGGCCTGTTGAAGGGGGATGAAGGGGCAGCCCTACAGTATTCCCTGTCTGACTATCACCACAATTCTGAATCCCCCACAGAACTTTACCCCAAACCCCCCTCACTCCAGCACCAGCACTCCTATCCTTATCTGCACCCTCTTCACCCCCAGCAAAAAGGCCGGCCAGTGGAACTGGACCGGAGGTCTTTACCTTTCCACAGTGGGGACCTGGGCCCTAGTCAAGCCAGGAAAACCTGGGCTTCCTCTGTGGACTTGGCATGTATTGATCCAGAGGCTCTTCGTTTTGGGGCATTGGAAGATGCGCGGAGGGGCAGCAGCGCCTTAAGTACCCTCTCTATAGGCAGGCGCAAATCACCCTTGCGGGCATCCAGGGAGAGGGATTCTTGCTACCCTGAGTTTGGTGGGCTGAAGAGCAGGAAGCCTCATCACCACTCTGCCTTGTCTGTTGGCTCAGGCCTCCCTGGTGCCTATGACAGGAtcaaggagagacagaggaaactTCAGGTGCTAAGGCAAGCAGTAGATG ACCCAGTGCACACCCACCAGAGGTACCACagtgattacagttcatccAGTGAAAGCCCCTCAGTGACCTCCTCGGATCCTGACTACAGACAAG CTAAGAAACCAGGCGAGGCGAGACGGTACAGCTCCCAGCTGGCACTTTCCTCTGAGCACGATGCCCTGTCACTGACaagtcacaacacacacaggcacag GCAGTATGAGGGGACTGATGAAGGTCTGGTTGGAGCTGagctgctccttcagaagcaggaggaggaggtacaGCGGCTCCAGGCACACCTGGCCAGCAGGCTGTCCAGGGCCAACCTCCACCCCACAGATGACCCCCTGGCCCCATCTCGCACTTCCATGCTCGACCTTCGAGACCCCCTCTATACCTCTTCTGTACCACTCCGCAAACCCAAG AACTTCCACGGGCCTGAGTTTGTGAAGATGGCCAGCGAGCCCTGTATTGCCTTATTGGTTCCCTCTTCAATAATG AAACGCGGAAAGGCAGAGGAAGTGCAGAGGAAGGTGGGTGTGGTTCTGCTGAATGGCCAAAAGCTGGAGCTTAGCTGTGACATCAAGGCAGTGTGTAAAGATGTTCTTGATATGGTGGTTGCCCACATTGGGCTTGTGGAGCACCACCTCTTCGGCCTTGCATACCTCAGAG aaaatgagttTTTCTTCGTTGATCCTGATGCCAAACTTTCCAAAGTGGCCCCAGAAGGATGGAAGGAGGATCCTAAGAAGAAGAAATCTGACATACCCTTTAACCTGTTCTTACGCATCAAATTCTTCCTTGATGATGTGAACCTCATACA GCATGCTATGACCAAACATCAGTACTACCTGCAGCTGAGGAAGGATATCTTGGAGGAGAGGATGCGCTGTGACACAGAAAATGCCATGCTACTTGCTTCACTGGCACTGCAGGCTGAATTCAGTGACTACCAACCTGAG CTCCATGGGAAGACTTATTTCAGACTGGAGCACTACCTGCCAGTGTCTGTCCTGGATAAGGTGGACCAGACGACCATCAAGGAGGAGCTGCCGAAACTTCACAGCAACTACTATGGAGCGTCTGAGTCGGAGGCAGAGTTTGAATTCCTCAAG GTGAGCCAGAGGCTAACGGAGTACGGAGTCCATTTCCACCGTGTGCTTCCTGAGAAGAGGTCCCAGACAGGCATCATGCTGGGTGTCTACTCCAAGGGGGTGCTCATCTTTGAGGTCCTTAACGGAAATCGTACCCCGGTGCTAAGGTTCCCCTGGAGGGAGACAAAGAAGATTTCCTTTACA aaaaagaagatttgCCTTCAGAACACATCAGATGGGATCAAACACCTGTTTCAGACAGAGAGCAACAAGACGTGCCAGTATCTGCCACAGCTCTGCTCTGATCAGCACAAGTTCCACCTGCAGATGAAGGCCCGCCAAAACAACCAGGAGCTGCAGGACCTAG AGAACTGCCCCCTGAGCATTCTACAGTATTCTCTTGACCCCCGGAGTGCAGATTCAGTGGGGAGGACAGTGAGCTCAGGCAGCCTGGCCCCCAGCTTGTCGACGCGCTCCAACCCAGACCACCTGAAGAGGATTTCGTACTCAGAGGTGGCCCTCAACAAGGCACTGTCTGGCCAAGCAGTACTCCAAGATGAGCTTCAGTTTCCAGGGTTCAATCCAGTGGCCTCCACTGCCTCCACGGTCCTTTCCAATCCACGGATAATGAGCCGCTCCCACCACAACCTTGTGCAGACGCCAGAGTCTCCAGAGCCCCGAGTGGCAGAGTCCTATCGTGGCCAGTCACACAGTGGACTGAGTCAGCCACAACCCAACCAAGTGGCCTCTCACTTCCAGCAACACCAGAGAGCCAGCTCAGACACAGACTCCCTGTCAAACCAACAGGACAA GTCATTTGGCACAGTGTCCCACAGCAGCCCAGCCTGGAGCCTCAGCAGGTCCAAAAAAGAATCAGACTCTTCCTCCATAGAGGATACTGGCCAGGCGTATGTAGTAG GGGTCAGTATGCACAGCTCTTCTGGCCCACCTTCAACCCCGGCCTCTGTTAATG ATTCCCTCAAGAAAAAGCTCAATGCCTTGCCATctccagagagagaaatcaCAACTGTAAACCTGAAGAAAGATGTGAAATATGGCCTGG GGTTCCAGGTTGTAGGCGGGGAGAACTCTGGTCGTATGGATCTTGGTACCATCATTAGCTCCATCACTCCTGGGGGTCCTGCCGATGTCAATGGCTCTCTAAAACCTG ACAGTTGTAATGTCGATGCAGGTGACCGGCTGATCTCTGTGAATGATGTAAACCTGGAAGGGCTCTCTCATGCCACCACGATTGATATCCTTCAAAATGCTCCTGATGACGTTACTCTGGTGGTGTCACAGCCCAAAGAGAGGCTCTACAAAG AATCTTCTTCAGGCTATGTCCCTTACCAGGCCAAGTCTTCATCGAAGGCACTTAATTCTGGCCAGAGACAAGAACTAGACTTTGATACCTCGTCAGAGGAGCATGTGGGAACAGGAAGCCCCAGCCCTCCCCTTCACAGTGCTGGCACACCGTCAGCGGCCTCCTCCCCAGTCCAGCATCACAGCAGCCTAAGTTCCCAGGACTCCAGGACAAGCAGTGTCGCTAAAATCAGCCAACCCCCTGTTAATGGAGTTCAGCAGTGCCTAGAAAGAGCTACAGCTGCTGCCACGGCTGCATCCAATGTCCAACATCATAGACCAGAACCTAACATGAGTTCGGATCCTACACCACCGGCTCTGCCACCCAAAACTCGAAAAGCTAAAGTTTCCGAAGCTCCCAAAGTTTCCGAGCATTCTGACTGGGGGGATTCAGACATGGATGAGGAGACCTATTCCAGTGGTCAAGAGAAACTCAAGGTCAAAAAG GAATACATCATGGAAAATTTAAATGGTAATGCCCCAGGGGTCAATAGTCTCCATCCAGGAGAACTATTTGACGTTGAGCTGTCCAAAAAAGACAGCAGCCTGGGCATAAGTGTCACGGTACTGTTCGGCAAG GGGGGAGTCAACACAACGGTTCGACATGGAGGCATCTACGTCAAAGCCATCATACCAAAAGGTGCAGCTGAGCTTGATGGAAGGATACAGAAAG GTGACCGTGTGGTGGCCGTCAATGGAAAAAGTCTGGAGGGAGCCACTCATCAGCAAGCAGTAGAGGCTCTAAGAGACACTGGGCAG ACAGTGCACTTGTCGCTGGAGAAGGGTCATCCGCCTGCAGACTGTGTCCATGCTCCCCTCACTCCTCAGTGCACTCCACCATGTGCTGGCAGCGACCGAGATCAGACCAAGAATAAAGAGCAGCCACATGAGGTCAAAGAAAAACCAGAGTACAGCTTTGTTAAACAAG ATAATGTGTTTGAGGTGTGTCTGCTGAAGAACACATCAGGGCTGGGCTTCAGTTTTAGTCGAGAGGAGAACCTCCCTGACGAACCCCCCGGTTCCAGCATGGTTCGAGTGAAAAAACTTTTTCCTGGTCAACCAGCTGCAGAGAGCGGTCGCATTAACGTGGGGGACGTCATCCTGCGGGTCAATCAGACACCCCTCAAAGGACTCTCGCAACAT GAGGTGATATCAGCCTTGCGAGGAACAGGACAGCAGGTGACTTTGCTCCTCTGTAGACCTGATCACGGTGTTCTTCCTGAGATGGACACTTCAGCTTCG ACACCCATGCCATCACCCCGAAAGGAGCCGTTGACCCAGGCAGGGACCACCCTGAGCATAGGCAGGACGacctctcctccagctccaaaGGCCAAGAGGAGTCAGGGACCTGTGGAGGAAGCCCTGGAGAGGCTGCTGCTTAAGAGCCCCGGCCGACACAACAGCTACAGTGACAGCACAGATGgtgatgaggaggtggaggaagccTTCAGCCCAAGCACCCTCGAGCACAGCAGGCAAACTTGGGAGCGGAGTGTCTACCAGACCCCCAGCAGCAACCTGGGACTGGGACGCTACGACAGCACTGGTCATCTTGACGACACTGTCAACTCAGCCTTCTACTCCCCGAACCTGTCAATGACAAGATCAGACCTCAGCAAGAG GCATCCTTCATCCCCCGTGACAGCTGATTTGGAGTCATCCCCGCTGCCCATGGTGTCTGCTCCCTCTGCCCCAAGCCCAGATCCACTGCCTCCTCCACTGCCTCTGCCCTTAAACCTCACCGTGTCCGGCAATGGACAGGACATGGAGGAGCTTGTCCCG GTGAACAACACAGATGTGAGCAATATGGGCCACACTGATGTGGTCAATCTTGTGCGTGCTTCCCCTCGGGTAGTTGACTTGGTGGTGGGGAGGGTCCTGGAGGCTCCCAAGCCCCCCATTGAAGCCCACTTGCTGCCTGACATTTGTTTCAAGGGCAACCAAGAACCGCTTG GTTTGGTAGTGGATGGTGGTAGTGAAAGTGTGTATGGAGTCTTGTTTGTGAAAGACATCCTGCCCGGTTCATTGGCCTTCGAGGAAGGCAGCCTGAGACCGCTTGATTTAATCCACTACATCAATGGCGCTCCCACCCAGGACCTGACTCTCAGTGAGAACACAAGGCTGTTGGAGCTCTCCCTCGACAACCTCACGCTCAAGGCCACAAG GGATGGAAAGCCTGTTTTTCCTGGACAGAAAAGTGTCTCTTTTCTCAACAACAACATTACCCCCAAGGTTTCATCCAGCATGAATG gGTTTCTTAAAGGGGAAGATCTGAGAGATACAGAGTGTCTTGCAGCACTTTGTCCTCTAGAG GAGGAGATCATAAAGCTGGATCTGGAGAAGCCACAGTCTGGAGGTCTGGGTTTCTCTGTGATCGGAGGGGAAAGGGGGATCTTTGTCAAATCCATCACACCGGGAGGAATAGCAGAGTCCTCAGGCCAGCTGCAAGTGGGAGACAGGCTGCTGAAA GTGAACGAAGAACTAATGACAGGCGTGTCCCACACCAAAGCTGTCACGACCATCCGTAAAGCTAAAGGCCTGGTACATCTTGTAGTTTCCAGACCGCCAGACCAGAACCCAAACACATACCTCGCCTATCTACCCATCAACTCTGacaagtgcaatggaaacacaG ATCTGAGTGAGGACAGTGGAGTAAAGACTAAGCTGTGTACTCCCCAGGATGAGCTGAAATCTGGCGGATTCCCTCCCATACCACCGATAG ACTATGAAGATGATCCGCTAAAGcagaaaagagacacagagcaCAGCGCAGAATTTTCTGAGGACACAGACTGTGATGGCTCTTCTTTACCCGAGGACTCCCCTGAG AGTTCCCGAAAAGTGGAATGGCAAGAGGAGAGTGTTGACGATCCAAGAAATGAAAA CTATCTGCAAATGAGCGCTGGACTGCCAGAGGAAGATGAAATCACGTGGGGAAGTGATGAACTTCCAATTGAAAACATGAACTCCAAATCAAGAGACG ACGGGCCAATCATCACAGAGGACGAGCTGACCTCTTTGCCCCTCGTCAAAGTGGTCCCCGATGGCCAGTACACAGGACCAAAGCTCAACACTGTGGTCCGCATGATGAGGGGGCTTCTGGAGCAGAAAGTCCCGCTGCAGGAGTTTGAA AATCTTCAAAATCTCCAGCCACTGGATGACTGTTTAATAGGTCAGACGAAggagaacaagaagaagaatcGCTACAAGAACATCGTTCCCT TTGACACAACTCGAGTTGTGCTGGGCAAAGATGGGGGCTACATCAACGCCAACTTTATCAAGATGCCAGTGAAGGATGAGAACTTCATGTACATTGCCTGCCAGGGACCCTTACCCACCACTCTGGGTGACTTTTGGCAAATGGTTTGGGAGCAAAAGTCTAACGTGATCGCCATGATGACCCAAGAAGTCGAGGGCGGCAAAGTGAAATGCCAGCGATACTGGCCAGACACACCAAGGACAGCAGAGATGGTGGACGACAAGTTACAGATCACGCTGATCAAAGACCAATATCTGGACAACTTTGTCATCCGACACATTGAGGTCAAAGATGTCCAG